From Coturnix japonica isolate 7356 chromosome 1, Coturnix japonica 2.1, whole genome shotgun sequence, the proteins below share one genomic window:
- the DDIAS gene encoding DNA damage-induced apoptosis suppressor protein isoform X1, which yields MSSARRLLAASVISIQNSCFIYPACQSCLSRLILDSRRFNCLKCGCTGEAEEASYRYRLSLKIADTNDLFDITVFGSCLDPFFGVTAGNLQRCIQDFNQLSGETNKAASPGALVQAVETCFIGKRFIFGVKGYGSEDGACSAASSILQNCSRINRGTKNLIACQIFLPNAAVTGFTVISYFSRLLQSVKFRNNNNSSYLPDASSAPVDESVSELSSLSVLSRNSCFAQSSGRESFLGSWQQSFSLTSSVAWVTAEDFPSLEVGKLLSEQHEEEGRSVSAESHSVSLNNQTLLDPQFCSSSVKEGNKEEENELSSQPSQADRLSPTDKLERSSSSKAECSLQSSSQLLENPLDLGSKIIYPKPNSRNYSCQEKSPKSLLYWGHTSSSNHVNLTGVSWTDSVLWDELPFSESLNEFLARIEHRSFVTSPNLDAGKCGCLESRELSISHNKSHPRQTPVAGTLSEVSGRFLPSSEKASWKSVSSACLKASPNPLSDEVLQHNSFSSVLSSADKEWGASCFIPHPHPRTPSQSLRVTFETSASKRSRRSKEANAEVSKSTCSFISPRCSAEHEETCLQRSKRATCGHSAHDSCSAGSENKENSSCTPNQRKDLTFTGAWDSGPATPSDIRRIHERELKPLTEVHEYGFKSINKREVIWNVSCPEGSYNASADLFDANASQGAKTAESLSKSCNSLIQEDPSTEKVTTPKLVLFPGDVSCNSSQQTSSLQRTPLAFRKHSTPVTCSFYDSVCSTFSAQDFVPYSESTPVAKPLQKLWPSGEHSLSVIPFTPESPSKIHSKRKRSRSSFQNTLLQQLTGRLVKHERLSSSEDIEGRSFIPQQLRNSQSPGSFEEWIPRSANKRFKRTASLSIKPVSWDSQLTCEHADRNPVISGSKENSERDTCFRSARLDSVNTATVLTTPVSAGITKALFLNDTVLESCSSSEGKNLCSHANYSGVSMERATGWSPELFFQAQRPKQ from the exons ATGAGTAGTGCAAGACGACTCTTGGCTGCCTCTGTAATTTCCATCCAGAACTCCTGCTTCATCTACCCAGCCTGTCAGAGCTGCTTGTCCAGGCTGATCCTGGACTCCAGGAG GTTTAACTGTCTTAAATGTGGCTGCACAGGTGAAGCTGAAGAAGCAAGCTACAGATACAGGTTGTCCCTCAAGATTGCTGACACTAATGATTTGTTTGACATTACTGTGTTTGGAAGCTGCTTAGATCCATTCTTTGGCGTCACTGCAGGAAATCTGCAGAG GTGTATTCAAGACTTTAATCAGCTGtcaggagaaacaaacaaagctgcATCTCCAGGAGCATTAGTTCAAGCAGTTGAAACCTGTTTCATTGGAAAAAGATTTATATTTGGAGTGAAG gGTTATGGAAGTGAAGATGGAGCAtgttctgctgccagcagcatctTGCAAAACTGTTCCAGAATTAATAGAGGTACAAAAAACCTTATAGCTTGCCAGATCTTCCTGCCAAATGCTGCTGTTACTGGCTTTACTGTTATCAGCTACTTCAGTCGGCTCCTGCAGTCTGTGAAATTCAGGAACAATAATAACAGCTCATACTTACCTGATGCGTCTTCAGCTCCGGTAGATGAATCTGTCAGTGAACTCAGCAGCTTGTCTGTTTTGAGCAGAAACTCCTGTTTTGCTCAATCTAGTGGCAGAGAAAGTTTTTTAGGGTCCTGGCAGCAATCCTTCAGCCTGACTTCATCTGTTGCTTGGGTAACAGCAGAAGATTTTCCCTCTCTGGAAGTGGGAAAGCTGTTGAGTGAACAGCATGAAGAAGAGGGGAGGTCTGTGTCTGCAGAATCACACAGTGTAAGCCTTAACAATCAAACTCTTTTGGATCCACAGTTTTGCAGCTCTTCAGTGAAGGAAGGGAATAAAGAAGAGGAGAATGAATTAAGTTCACAGCCTAGTCAAGCTGACAGACTCTCTCCCACTGATAAATTAGAGAGGAGTTCTTCTTCAAAGGCTGAGTGTTCACTTCAAAGCAGTTCACAGTTGTTAGAAAATCCCTTGGACTTAGGATCAAAAATCATTTACCCAAAGCCTAATAGTAGAAATTATTCTTGCCAAGAAAAATCCCCAAAGTCGCTTTTATACTGGGGACATACCTCATCTTCCAATCACGTAAATCTAACTGGAGTATCTTGGACAGACTCAGTGCTTTGGGATGAGCTCCCATTTTCAGAAAGCCTAAATGAATTTTTAGCCAGAATAGAACATAGGAGTTTTGTGACATCACCTAATCTTGATGCAGGTAAATGTGGCTGTCTTGAAAGTAGAGAGTTGAGTATAAGTCATAACAAATCTCATCCCAGGCAAACCCCAGTAGCTGGTACCTTATCTGAAGTATCGGGGAGGTTCTTGCCATCATCAGAGAAAGCCAGTTGGAAGAGCGTATCATCTGCTTGTCTAAAGGCCAGTCCAAACCCTCTGAGTGATGAGGTGTTGCAGCATAACTCTTTCAGTAGTGTTTTATCTTCAGCTGACAAGGAATGGGGAGCATCTTGCTTTATACCTCACCCTCATCCACGTACTCCCTCACAATCCCTGCGAGTTACATTTGAGACTTCTGCTTCCAAAAGAAGCAGACGGTCCAAAGAAGCAAATGCTGAAGTTTCAAAGTCAACCTGTTCTTTTATCAGCCCACGTTGTTCTGCTGAACATGAAGAAACTTGTTTACAAAGGAGCAAGAGAGCTACCTGTGGGCATTCTGCACATGACAGCTGTTCAGCTGGtagtgaaaataaagaaaattcttcttgtaCACCAAACCAAAGAAAAGATCTTACATTCACAGGGGCATGGGACTCTGGTCCAGCAACTCCCAGTGATATAAGAAGGATACATGAAAGAGAATTAAAACCATTGACAGAGGTACATGAATATGGTTTCAAAAGTATAAATAAGAGAGAGGTGATATGGAATGTTAGCTGCCCTGAAGGGAGCTACAATGCTTCTGCTGATCTCTTTGATGCGAATGCAAGTCAGGGAGCAAAAACTGCAGAATCCTTAAGTAAGTCATGTAACTCTTTGATACAGGAAGATCCTTCGACAGAAAAGGTCACAACTCCCAAATTGGTGCTTTTTCCTGGAGATGTTTCCTGTAACAGTTCACAACAGACATCCTCCCTACAGAGAACCCCTCTTGCTTTTCGTAAGCACAGTACACCAGTAACGTGCTCCTTTTATGATTCAGTCTGCAGTACCTTTAGTGCTCAAGACTTTGTTCCTTATTCAGAGTCAACTCCTGTGGCAAAACCTCTCCAAAAGCTGTGGCCTTCTGGGGAACACAGCCTTTCTGTCATCCCATTCACCCCTGAAAGCCCCAGTAAGATCCATTCCAAACGCAAGCGATCCAGATCTTCCTTTCAAAACACTCTGTTACAGCAGCTTACTGGCAGGCTGGTGAAACATGAAAGGCTGAGTAGCAGTGAAGACATAGAAGGTAGGAGCTTCATTCCACAGCAGCTCCGTAACAGCCAGTCACCTGGCAGTTTTGAGGAGTGGATCCCTCGATCTGCAAACAAGAGATTTAAACGAACTGCATCTTTAAGCATAAAACCAGTTAGCTGGGACTCACAATTGACATGTGAGCATGCTGACAGGAACCCTGTTATTTCTGGAAGCAAAGAGAACAGTGAAAGAGACACATGCTTCAGGAGTGCGAGATTGGACTCTGTGAATACAGCCACGGTTCTAACAACTCCTGTGTCTGCAGGTATTACcaaggctttgtttttaaatgacacGGTCCTGGAAAGCTGTTcttcttcagaaggaaagaatctCTGCTCACATGCAAATTATTCAGGGGTTTCAATGGAAAGGGCAACAGGCTGGTCTCCTGAGTTGTTCTTCCAAGCACAGCGCCCTAAACAATGA
- the DDIAS gene encoding DNA damage-induced apoptosis suppressor protein isoform X2 yields the protein MSSARRLLAASVISIQNSCFIYPACQSCLSRLILDSRRFNCLKCGCTGEAEEASYRYRLSLKIADTNDLFDITVFGSCLDPFFGVTAGNLQRCIQDFNQLSGETNKAASPGALVQAVETCFIGKRFIFGVKGYGSEDGACSAASSILQNCSRINRGTKNLIACQIFLPNAAVTGFTVISYFSRLLQSVKFRNNNNSSYLPDASSAPVDESVSELSSLSVLSRNSCFAQSSGRESFLGSWQQSFSLTSSVAWVTAEDFPSLEVGKLFCSSSVKEGNKEEENELSSQPSQADRLSPTDKLERSSSSKAECSLQSSSQLLENPLDLGSKIIYPKPNSRNYSCQEKSPKSLLYWGHTSSSNHVNLTGVSWTDSVLWDELPFSESLNEFLARIEHRSFVTSPNLDAGKCGCLESRELSISHNKSHPRQTPVAGTLSEVSGRFLPSSEKASWKSVSSACLKASPNPLSDEVLQHNSFSSVLSSADKEWGASCFIPHPHPRTPSQSLRVTFETSASKRSRRSKEANAEVSKSTCSFISPRCSAEHEETCLQRSKRATCGHSAHDSCSAGSENKENSSCTPNQRKDLTFTGAWDSGPATPSDIRRIHERELKPLTEVHEYGFKSINKREVIWNVSCPEGSYNASADLFDANASQGAKTAESLSKSCNSLIQEDPSTEKVTTPKLVLFPGDVSCNSSQQTSSLQRTPLAFRKHSTPVTCSFYDSVCSTFSAQDFVPYSESTPVAKPLQKLWPSGEHSLSVIPFTPESPSKIHSKRKRSRSSFQNTLLQQLTGRLVKHERLSSSEDIEGRSFIPQQLRNSQSPGSFEEWIPRSANKRFKRTASLSIKPVSWDSQLTCEHADRNPVISGSKENSERDTCFRSARLDSVNTATVLTTPVSAGITKALFLNDTVLESCSSSEGKNLCSHANYSGVSMERATGWSPELFFQAQRPKQ from the exons ATGAGTAGTGCAAGACGACTCTTGGCTGCCTCTGTAATTTCCATCCAGAACTCCTGCTTCATCTACCCAGCCTGTCAGAGCTGCTTGTCCAGGCTGATCCTGGACTCCAGGAG GTTTAACTGTCTTAAATGTGGCTGCACAGGTGAAGCTGAAGAAGCAAGCTACAGATACAGGTTGTCCCTCAAGATTGCTGACACTAATGATTTGTTTGACATTACTGTGTTTGGAAGCTGCTTAGATCCATTCTTTGGCGTCACTGCAGGAAATCTGCAGAG GTGTATTCAAGACTTTAATCAGCTGtcaggagaaacaaacaaagctgcATCTCCAGGAGCATTAGTTCAAGCAGTTGAAACCTGTTTCATTGGAAAAAGATTTATATTTGGAGTGAAG gGTTATGGAAGTGAAGATGGAGCAtgttctgctgccagcagcatctTGCAAAACTGTTCCAGAATTAATAGAGGTACAAAAAACCTTATAGCTTGCCAGATCTTCCTGCCAAATGCTGCTGTTACTGGCTTTACTGTTATCAGCTACTTCAGTCGGCTCCTGCAGTCTGTGAAATTCAGGAACAATAATAACAGCTCATACTTACCTGATGCGTCTTCAGCTCCGGTAGATGAATCTGTCAGTGAACTCAGCAGCTTGTCTGTTTTGAGCAGAAACTCCTGTTTTGCTCAATCTAGTGGCAGAGAAAGTTTTTTAGGGTCCTGGCAGCAATCCTTCAGCCTGACTTCATCTGTTGCTTGGGTAACAGCAGAAGATTTTCCCTCTCTGGAAGTGGGAAAGCTG TTTTGCAGCTCTTCAGTGAAGGAAGGGAATAAAGAAGAGGAGAATGAATTAAGTTCACAGCCTAGTCAAGCTGACAGACTCTCTCCCACTGATAAATTAGAGAGGAGTTCTTCTTCAAAGGCTGAGTGTTCACTTCAAAGCAGTTCACAGTTGTTAGAAAATCCCTTGGACTTAGGATCAAAAATCATTTACCCAAAGCCTAATAGTAGAAATTATTCTTGCCAAGAAAAATCCCCAAAGTCGCTTTTATACTGGGGACATACCTCATCTTCCAATCACGTAAATCTAACTGGAGTATCTTGGACAGACTCAGTGCTTTGGGATGAGCTCCCATTTTCAGAAAGCCTAAATGAATTTTTAGCCAGAATAGAACATAGGAGTTTTGTGACATCACCTAATCTTGATGCAGGTAAATGTGGCTGTCTTGAAAGTAGAGAGTTGAGTATAAGTCATAACAAATCTCATCCCAGGCAAACCCCAGTAGCTGGTACCTTATCTGAAGTATCGGGGAGGTTCTTGCCATCATCAGAGAAAGCCAGTTGGAAGAGCGTATCATCTGCTTGTCTAAAGGCCAGTCCAAACCCTCTGAGTGATGAGGTGTTGCAGCATAACTCTTTCAGTAGTGTTTTATCTTCAGCTGACAAGGAATGGGGAGCATCTTGCTTTATACCTCACCCTCATCCACGTACTCCCTCACAATCCCTGCGAGTTACATTTGAGACTTCTGCTTCCAAAAGAAGCAGACGGTCCAAAGAAGCAAATGCTGAAGTTTCAAAGTCAACCTGTTCTTTTATCAGCCCACGTTGTTCTGCTGAACATGAAGAAACTTGTTTACAAAGGAGCAAGAGAGCTACCTGTGGGCATTCTGCACATGACAGCTGTTCAGCTGGtagtgaaaataaagaaaattcttcttgtaCACCAAACCAAAGAAAAGATCTTACATTCACAGGGGCATGGGACTCTGGTCCAGCAACTCCCAGTGATATAAGAAGGATACATGAAAGAGAATTAAAACCATTGACAGAGGTACATGAATATGGTTTCAAAAGTATAAATAAGAGAGAGGTGATATGGAATGTTAGCTGCCCTGAAGGGAGCTACAATGCTTCTGCTGATCTCTTTGATGCGAATGCAAGTCAGGGAGCAAAAACTGCAGAATCCTTAAGTAAGTCATGTAACTCTTTGATACAGGAAGATCCTTCGACAGAAAAGGTCACAACTCCCAAATTGGTGCTTTTTCCTGGAGATGTTTCCTGTAACAGTTCACAACAGACATCCTCCCTACAGAGAACCCCTCTTGCTTTTCGTAAGCACAGTACACCAGTAACGTGCTCCTTTTATGATTCAGTCTGCAGTACCTTTAGTGCTCAAGACTTTGTTCCTTATTCAGAGTCAACTCCTGTGGCAAAACCTCTCCAAAAGCTGTGGCCTTCTGGGGAACACAGCCTTTCTGTCATCCCATTCACCCCTGAAAGCCCCAGTAAGATCCATTCCAAACGCAAGCGATCCAGATCTTCCTTTCAAAACACTCTGTTACAGCAGCTTACTGGCAGGCTGGTGAAACATGAAAGGCTGAGTAGCAGTGAAGACATAGAAGGTAGGAGCTTCATTCCACAGCAGCTCCGTAACAGCCAGTCACCTGGCAGTTTTGAGGAGTGGATCCCTCGATCTGCAAACAAGAGATTTAAACGAACTGCATCTTTAAGCATAAAACCAGTTAGCTGGGACTCACAATTGACATGTGAGCATGCTGACAGGAACCCTGTTATTTCTGGAAGCAAAGAGAACAGTGAAAGAGACACATGCTTCAGGAGTGCGAGATTGGACTCTGTGAATACAGCCACGGTTCTAACAACTCCTGTGTCTGCAGGTATTACcaaggctttgtttttaaatgacacGGTCCTGGAAAGCTGTTcttcttcagaaggaaagaatctCTGCTCACATGCAAATTATTCAGGGGTTTCAATGGAAAGGGCAACAGGCTGGTCTCCTGAGTTGTTCTTCCAAGCACAGCGCCCTAAACAATGA